The following proteins are encoded in a genomic region of Clostridium kluyveri:
- a CDS encoding lantibiotic protection ABC transporter ATP-binding protein, producing MNDLILETKGLCKNFKGQMAVNNISLRVRRNSIYGLLGPNGAGKSTILKMITGMLRASSGEILFEGHKWSRSDLKNMGALIENAPLYGNLTARENLKVRTIVLGLPDRRIDEVLEIVDLKNTGKKRAHQFSMGMKQRLGIAIALLNNPKLLILDEPTNGLDPFGIQELRELIRSFPAQGITIILSSHILSEVEQVACQIGIISGGILGYQGDMKKGEDLEKLFIEVAGKYRRDGE from the coding sequence ATGAATGATTTAATTTTAGAGACTAAAGGGCTTTGTAAAAATTTTAAAGGACAAATGGCGGTAAATAATATATCGCTCAGAGTTAGGCGCAATTCTATTTATGGATTGCTTGGGCCAAATGGAGCGGGAAAGTCTACAATATTAAAGATGATAACCGGGATGCTGCGTGCAAGTAGTGGAGAAATTTTATTTGAAGGTCATAAATGGAGTAGAAGTGATTTGAAAAATATGGGGGCTTTAATAGAGAATGCACCGCTTTATGGAAATCTTACTGCAAGGGAAAATTTAAAGGTGCGTACAATAGTACTAGGATTACCGGATAGGAGAATTGATGAAGTACTTGAAATAGTGGATTTGAAGAATACAGGCAAGAAAAGAGCGCATCAATTTTCTATGGGAATGAAGCAGAGGCTCGGAATTGCAATTGCACTTTTAAATAATCCAAAGCTTTTGATCTTAGATGAGCCTACTAATGGACTGGACCCTTTTGGTATACAAGAACTTCGTGAATTAATTCGATCTTTTCCGGCACAGGGGATTACAATAATACTATCAAGTCATATATTGAGTGAAGTTGAACAAGTAGCTTGCCAAATTGGGATTATCTCAGGTGGAATTTTAGGGTATCAGGGGGATATGAAAAAGGGAGAAGACCTTGAAAAGTTGTTTATAGAGGTTGCAGGAAAATACAGAAGGGATGGGGAATAG
- a CDS encoding lantibiotic immunity ABC transporter MutE/EpiE family permease subunit produces MGAYFKSEYLKIKHTFIGKLIFIAPFLPIALSFVLTTRYFEIDSYNWWYVMLFPGMISLLCTLVVVKDKKMKNTAVLSLPVDLKKIWMAKVLACVCMIVVASMIHLFGSVFIGNVLGIGKFGSIPMINAVFASIVLIITFLWQIPLCMFLASKIGMFSTVLINIVCCFILGVMTAVSDTLWMIPYAVPSRLMIPIIKVLPNGLRAIQESETFRTELLSDSVILPGIIITVSLFVILTFATANWYKKQEAK; encoded by the coding sequence ATGGGAGCTTATTTTAAATCAGAGTACTTGAAAATAAAACACACCTTTATAGGAAAACTTATCTTTATTGCCCCCTTTTTGCCAATAGCACTGTCCTTTGTTTTAACCACAAGATATTTTGAAATTGACAGTTACAATTGGTGGTATGTAATGCTTTTTCCAGGAATGATATCTTTATTATGTACATTAGTTGTTGTTAAAGATAAAAAAATGAAAAATACGGCAGTGCTTTCCTTACCTGTAGATTTAAAAAAGATTTGGATGGCAAAAGTGCTTGCATGTGTATGCATGATTGTGGTTGCATCTATGATTCATTTATTTGGCTCTGTATTCATAGGAAATGTTTTAGGAATAGGAAAATTTGGAAGTATTCCCATGATAAATGCAGTATTTGCAAGTATAGTTTTAATAATAACATTTCTATGGCAGATACCTTTATGTATGTTTTTAGCAAGCAAGATAGGAATGTTTTCTACAGTATTAATTAATATTGTTTGTTGTTTTATATTGGGAGTGATGACTGCTGTTAGTGATACACTATGGATGATACCCTATGCAGTTCCATCAAGACTTATGATTCCAATCATAAAAGTTTTGCCAAATGGGCTTAGAGCTATTCAAGAGAGTGAGACTTTTAGAACGGAATTATTATCGGACAGCGTTATATTACCTGGTATTATAATTACAGTTAGCTTATTTGTCATACTTACATTTGCCACTGCAAACTGGTATAAAAAACAGGAGGCGAAGTAA
- a CDS encoding lantibiotic immunity ABC transporter MutG family permease subunit, with amino-acid sequence MCTPIKFIKSDFYKIRRTAMFWIHIIVPILISLLFVAYYGTSTAAVDNVSKMGLYMQILSVGFPLIIGIVCAMDVEQEYDAGNFQGLLMSEHKLLSFSSKICMLLFMAFFSLIIAIGIFVLGLEFLVHKDVFNFYIYGNIILILLFSQIFLYILHLLLSFCFGTGVSIGLGIAESLVSALMLTGLGDVIGKWIPCSWGGRIIQNYIILNSDVYDINVLLYKFQGLYMNEFKLGIYICGIATIILFLLSLIWYNYFEGRSEN; translated from the coding sequence ATGTGCACACCTATTAAATTTATAAAATCCGATTTCTATAAAATCCGTCGTACTGCAATGTTTTGGATACATATTATAGTTCCAATATTGATTTCATTATTATTTGTTGCATATTATGGAACTTCAACTGCAGCAGTAGATAATGTTTCTAAGATGGGGCTGTATATGCAAATTTTATCCGTGGGATTTCCACTAATAATTGGAATTGTCTGTGCCATGGATGTGGAACAAGAATACGATGCAGGGAACTTTCAGGGGCTCCTGATGTCAGAACACAAGCTTTTAAGCTTTTCAAGTAAAATATGTATGCTGCTTTTTATGGCATTTTTTTCTCTTATTATTGCCATCGGCATTTTTGTATTAGGATTGGAATTTTTAGTTCATAAGGATGTATTTAATTTCTATATTTATGGAAATATAATTTTGATTTTATTATTTAGTCAAATATTTTTGTATATACTACACTTATTATTAAGTTTTTGTTTTGGAACAGGAGTCTCCATAGGACTTGGAATAGCAGAAAGTCTGGTTTCAGCTCTTATGCTTACAGGACTTGGAGATGTAATAGGCAAATGGATTCCGTGCAGCTGGGGCGGCAGAATAATTCAAAATTATATTATATTGAATAGTGATGTATATGATATTAATGTACTACTGTATAAATTTCAGGGATTATATATGAATGAATTTAAATTAGGAATATATATTTGTGGCATTGCAACTATCATATTGTTTTTATTAAGTTTAATATGGTATAACTATTTTGAGGGAAGAAGTGAAAATTAG
- a CDS encoding response regulator transcription factor: MANILAVDDEEGILKIIKTALSREGHRVTTACDFSSFPVERCLDYDLILLDVMMPDIDGFTLCKNIRDIVDCPILFLTAKTMEEDIVKGLGMGGDDYITKPFGINELRSRVAAHLRREHREKHNSFIVSGVKFRLSAKEVFIEEKQIPLTKSEYEISEFLAINHGQVFSKEKIYETIFGFDGESDGSAIVEHIKNIRAKFARAGSSPIETVWGIGYKWV, translated from the coding sequence ATGGCGAATATACTGGCAGTTGATGATGAAGAGGGAATTCTTAAAATTATAAAAACAGCACTTTCAAGAGAAGGACACAGGGTTACCACGGCCTGCGATTTTTCATCTTTCCCTGTTGAAAGATGTTTGGATTATGATTTGATTTTACTAGATGTGATGATGCCAGATATAGATGGGTTCACTCTTTGTAAAAACATTCGTGACATAGTAGATTGTCCTATTTTGTTCCTGACTGCAAAGACTATGGAGGAAGACATTGTAAAAGGACTTGGCATGGGTGGTGATGACTACATCACAAAGCCCTTTGGAATCAATGAACTGCGCTCAAGAGTGGCAGCACACCTTAGAAGGGAACACAGGGAAAAACATAATAGTTTTATTGTATCTGGAGTGAAGTTCAGACTTTCGGCAAAAGAGGTGTTTATAGAAGAAAAACAGATACCTCTTACAAAAAGTGAGTATGAAATCAGTGAATTCCTTGCCATAAATCATGGGCAGGTGTTTTCAAAGGAAAAAATATATGAGACTATATTTGGTTTTGACGGTGAAAGTGACGGCTCAGCTATTGTTGAACATATAAAAAACATAAGGGCGAAGTTTGCAAGGGCAGGTTCTTCTCCAATTGAAACAGTTTGGGGGATTGGATACAAATGGGTTTAA
- a CDS encoding sensor histidine kinase, which produces MGLKGKKSLKGIFIRYILCFCLATILLLVVYSFLVVVMIEKHFILPANYSEKKIEENSSAILNADKVTKNLIPQGCNYGVYDEKGSMLYGSFTVEQAKQAWRAMKNNQNIIFGDRYYKVFHRKKDICIIQYSIKAQFESPLIRKHLANVELLGVVLFLILFIGEVVLLAVAFGKYLSKEIKVLIEVSDNIKRKHLDFEPKHSDIHEIEEVINSLDDMKNALKESLEKQWDMEKLRKNQISALAHDIKTPLTIIKGNSELMKEDGNIKYNDYILKSADEIEKYLRILIDITKSEDTLILKQVKIKTKAFFERIVDKESALASEKNLELISEVESAPEFFYGDEELLYRAIMNVISNAIEYSPEFGKLIFKIYGCKNELEFSIEDSGHGFSEEELKFAAEQFYRGDKSRISKNHYGMGLFITNSFIKLSGGIMKLSNSEQIGGARVILKVPSLSKSITTN; this is translated from the coding sequence ATGGGTTTAAAAGGTAAAAAAAGTTTGAAAGGTATATTTATCAGATATATATTATGCTTTTGTCTCGCAACAATTTTACTTTTAGTAGTATATTCATTTTTAGTTGTTGTGATGATTGAAAAGCATTTTATATTACCTGCCAATTATTCAGAGAAGAAGATTGAAGAAAACAGCAGTGCCATTTTGAATGCAGATAAGGTGACTAAAAATTTAATACCTCAGGGATGTAATTATGGTGTTTATGATGAAAAAGGCAGTATGCTTTATGGAAGTTTTACAGTTGAACAAGCTAAGCAAGCATGGAGGGCAATGAAGAATAATCAAAATATTATTTTTGGAGATCGCTATTATAAGGTATTTCATAGAAAAAAAGACATTTGTATTATTCAATATTCTATTAAGGCACAATTTGAATCACCTTTAATTAGAAAACATTTGGCAAATGTAGAGTTGTTAGGAGTAGTTTTATTTTTGATATTATTTATAGGAGAAGTTGTTCTGCTGGCAGTGGCATTTGGAAAATACCTATCTAAAGAGATTAAAGTTTTAATTGAAGTTTCAGATAACATAAAGAGAAAGCATCTTGACTTTGAGCCTAAACATTCTGATATTCATGAAATTGAAGAAGTCATTAATTCTTTAGATGATATGAAAAATGCATTAAAGGAATCTTTAGAAAAACAATGGGATATGGAAAAATTAAGGAAAAATCAAATTTCTGCATTGGCACATGATATAAAGACACCGCTTACCATAATAAAAGGAAATTCGGAATTAATGAAGGAAGATGGTAATATAAAATATAATGACTATATTTTAAAAAGTGCAGATGAAATTGAAAAATACTTAAGAATTCTTATAGATATTACAAAATCAGAAGATACACTGATCTTAAAGCAGGTTAAAATAAAGACCAAAGCATTTTTTGAAAGAATTGTAGATAAGGAAAGTGCGTTAGCTTCTGAAAAAAATCTTGAACTCATAAGTGAAGTGGAAAGTGCACCTGAATTTTTTTATGGGGATGAAGAACTTTTATATAGGGCTATTATGAATGTAATTTCAAATGCAATTGAGTACTCCCCGGAGTTTGGAAAATTGATTTTTAAAATTTATGGATGTAAAAATGAACTTGAGTTTTCAATTGAAGACAGTGGACATGGATTTTCAGAGGAAGAACTGAAATTTGCAGCAGAGCAGTTTTATAGGGGAGACAAGAGTAGAATTTCAAAGAATCATTATGGCATGGGACTATTTATTACAAATTCATTTATAAAGTTAAGTGGCGGAATTATGAAATTATCAAATTCTGAACAAATTGGCGGCGCAAGGGTAATTTTGAAAGTACCATCATTATCCAAATCTATCACAACCAATTAA
- a CDS encoding DegV family protein: MTKPIIMTDASCDLPGSFIMEKKIPFLGLICNFKGKDYEDSFGESLSYKEFYEGLRKGELPYTCQINEYRFTEKFKELLKEKRPIIYIGLSSGISGTFNSAKLAKEEVLSQFEGADITLIDSKSASMGLGILVYNAYYMAENGCTRDEIVNWVESNKLKMNHWFMVEDLKYLKKGGRIPSFKANVGSLLNVKPIMCIQEDGTLKSVVNLRGRKKAIKCIAEKFKEKSMYTENQIIGISHGDCLEDAMFLEKIIKEDFPNNKFIINILGFGMAAHCGCGTLSLFFLGNGR; encoded by the coding sequence ATGACAAAGCCCATAATTATGACGGATGCCAGTTGTGATTTGCCAGGCAGTTTTATTATGGAAAAGAAAATTCCCTTTTTAGGTTTAATCTGTAACTTCAAGGGCAAGGATTATGAGGACAGTTTTGGAGAGTCTTTGAGCTACAAGGAATTTTATGAAGGATTAAGAAAAGGTGAATTACCCTATACATGTCAGATAAACGAATATAGATTTACTGAAAAATTCAAAGAACTGCTAAAGGAGAAAAGACCTATAATATACATAGGCCTGTCCTCAGGAATAAGCGGTACTTTCAACAGTGCAAAGCTGGCAAAGGAAGAGGTGTTAAGCCAATTTGAAGGTGCTGATATAACTTTAATAGATAGTAAATCAGCATCAATGGGGCTGGGTATTTTAGTATATAATGCTTATTATATGGCAGAGAATGGGTGCACTAGAGATGAAATTGTAAACTGGGTGGAAAGTAATAAACTTAAAATGAACCATTGGTTTATGGTGGAAGATTTAAAATATTTAAAAAAAGGAGGGAGGATACCTTCATTTAAAGCTAATGTAGGCTCTCTCTTAAATGTAAAACCAATTATGTGTATTCAAGAAGATGGAACTTTAAAAAGTGTAGTTAACCTTAGGGGGAGAAAAAAGGCAATTAAATGTATTGCAGAGAAGTTTAAAGAAAAAAGTATGTATACGGAAAATCAGATTATAGGTATTTCACATGGAGATTGTTTAGAAGATGCAATGTTCCTTGAAAAAATTATAAAAGAAGACTTTCCAAATAATAAATTTATTATAAATATACTGGGATTTGGTATGGCTGCTCACTGTGGATGCGGCACCCTTTCTTTGTTTTTTCTGGGAAATGGAAGATAG
- a CDS encoding methyl-accepting chemotaxis protein, with amino-acid sequence MKTIKHKIILVISITCILSLLVSSAVSYFIFYNSIIGESKNKISAQSDKYAEIINGWIEGQGKIVSEIGDSIQHMGTSDDKKLLEYLKKKTDSNSYSLAVYVGFKNKKYLDGSGWVPDNTFVCTERIWYKDAVEKRALTYSEPYVDAETKKMVVSISKPIIENNEVVAVVGSDIRLDTITSIIDKAKPISNSYAFLIDNKNNFMVHPNKDFKPTAEGAKNITKVMDGHLSNILNKNIILNQDYDGKEKYFTTSKINSCNWTVGLAVPKAQLEKPLRELIWWLTLVIGASLILAVLISMYFGKRIGDPILSLVKVVNKASNFDLTSDHRFDYLLKRKDEIGQLANAFNIMKEELTGLIEDISHNSQKMSIESKEFSEIVKEISSKIQETGSAVRSITDVVQESGAVSEEISASIEEVDSSINELSGKAEEGSNNANEFRQRSEHIKAKVKSIIENIQNLYNEKEENVIKAIEDGKVVENIVMMADTISSIAEQINLLALNASIEAARAGQQGKGFAVVAEEVGKLAEQSSQAVSGIQETIIKVKEAFEKLSYTANEILHFINGDIYSHFMSFQDIGNQYYNDSDYTSRLSNEIAAFSQQITATINQLSEAVQFMALNIQNSLGDAETIRTNIDKNTRSIGQVAITAQGQTEMAEKLNRTVKKFKI; translated from the coding sequence ATGAAAACTATTAAACATAAGATAATATTGGTAATCTCAATTACATGTATATTAAGTCTATTGGTGTCTTCAGCAGTCAGTTATTTTATATTTTACAATTCTATAATTGGAGAATCTAAAAATAAGATTTCAGCACAGTCGGATAAATATGCGGAAATTATTAATGGTTGGATTGAGGGGCAGGGAAAAATAGTAAGTGAGATTGGTGATAGTATACAACATATGGGAACTTCAGATGATAAAAAACTTTTGGAGTATTTAAAGAAAAAAACAGATTCAAATTCTTATTCTCTAGCAGTATATGTAGGTTTTAAGAATAAAAAATATTTAGACGGTTCCGGATGGGTGCCTGACAATACATTTGTGTGTACTGAAAGAATATGGTATAAAGATGCTGTTGAAAAAAGAGCACTGACCTATTCCGAACCATATGTGGACGCAGAAACAAAGAAAATGGTAGTATCCATATCTAAACCCATAATAGAAAATAATGAAGTGGTTGCAGTTGTAGGTTCTGATATCAGATTAGATACAATCACGAGTATTATAGATAAGGCAAAGCCTATAAGTAATAGCTATGCTTTTTTAATTGATAATAAAAATAATTTTATGGTTCATCCTAATAAGGATTTTAAGCCCACAGCAGAGGGAGCTAAAAATATTACAAAAGTAATGGATGGACATCTTTCAAACATATTGAATAAAAATATAATTTTGAATCAGGATTATGATGGCAAAGAAAAGTATTTTACTACTTCAAAAATTAATTCCTGTAACTGGACAGTCGGTTTGGCAGTGCCTAAAGCTCAATTGGAAAAACCATTGAGAGAATTAATCTGGTGGTTGACATTAGTAATTGGTGCTTCATTAATATTAGCAGTGTTGATTTCCATGTATTTTGGCAAAAGGATAGGAGATCCCATATTATCTCTGGTGAAAGTAGTAAATAAAGCTTCAAATTTTGATTTGACTTCAGATCATAGATTTGATTATCTATTAAAAAGAAAAGATGAAATAGGACAACTTGCAAATGCATTTAATATTATGAAGGAAGAATTAACCGGATTAATCGAGGATATATCACATAATTCCCAAAAGATGAGTATAGAAAGTAAAGAGTTCTCTGAAATTGTGAAGGAAATATCTTCAAAAATTCAGGAAACAGGCAGTGCTGTAAGAAGTATAACAGATGTTGTACAGGAGTCAGGTGCAGTATCGGAAGAAATCAGTGCATCTATAGAAGAAGTGGATTCTAGCATAAATGAGCTTTCAGGTAAGGCCGAGGAAGGAAGCAATAATGCAAATGAATTTAGACAAAGATCTGAGCATATAAAGGCTAAAGTCAAATCCATTATAGAAAATATTCAAAATTTATATAATGAGAAAGAAGAAAATGTAATAAAGGCAATTGAAGATGGGAAGGTGGTGGAAAATATAGTAATGATGGCAGATACTATTTCCAGTATAGCAGAACAGATAAATTTACTTGCCCTTAATGCATCAATAGAAGCTGCCAGGGCAGGACAACAGGGGAAAGGATTTGCAGTAGTGGCTGAAGAAGTTGGAAAGCTTGCAGAACAGTCTTCACAGGCAGTATCAGGTATCCAGGAGACTATTATAAAAGTCAAAGAGGCATTTGAAAAACTTTCTTATACCGCCAATGAGATATTACATTTTATAAATGGTGATATATACTCTCACTTTATGAGTTTTCAAGATATTGGAAATCAATATTATAATGATTCAGATTATACAAGTAGACTGTCTAATGAGATAGCGGCATTTTCCCAGCAGATTACCGCTACAATAAACCAATTAAGTGAAGCAGTTCAATTTATGGCATTAAATATACAAAATTCATTAGGAGATGCAGAAACAATAAGAACAAATATTGATAAAAATACTAGATCAATAGGACAAGTTGCTATAACAGCCCAAGGACAAACAGAAATGGCAGAAAAACTTAATAGAACAGTAAAGAAATTTAAAATTTAG